Part of the Pedobacter roseus genome is shown below.
CTGATGGTTTAAAAGAAAAGGTTTTTAAATTGATTGACAGTAAGTTAGTATAATATGAATTTAGACGCAAAAACCATCCATAAAATAGCCGACCTGGCTAGAATTCATATTGATGAAAAAGAAGTTGATACGCTGATCCCTGAAATGAACAAAATTTTGTCTTTTATGGAAAAGTTAAATGAGCTGGATACTTCAAATGTAAAACCGTTGGTTTATATGAACGAATCGGTAAATATATGGCGCGAAGATGTG
Proteins encoded:
- the gatC gene encoding Asp-tRNA(Asn)/Glu-tRNA(Gln) amidotransferase subunit GatC produces the protein MNLDAKTIHKIADLARIHIDEKEVDTLIPEMNKILSFMEKLNELDTSNVKPLVYMNESVNIWREDVVKQEISTADGLKNAAKHTDQFFMVPKIIEK